In Leopardus geoffroyi isolate Oge1 chromosome D1, O.geoffroyi_Oge1_pat1.0, whole genome shotgun sequence, the genomic stretch aaaagaaataacttcaCTTAAGCATATCACAATAGAGGCTACCCAAAATGAAgccagagggaaaacaaaaattaaataaacactttgaaaatgGTCTAAGTGACCTCCAGAACAATAATAAGCTGTATACTATACATTTAAATGTAGGTCTaagtagaaaaaagagagaatgtggaACAGAAAAACCATTGCAAGAGATGTTGGCCAGAAtggttttttttccaaattcattaaaaaacattaacgAGAATCCCAAAGATTTAAGAAGCTAAAAATATTCTAAGCAGGgtaaacagaaaggaaagtatACCCACATTACAATCAAATTTCCAAAACCCAATGATAAtgagaaatctttaaaaacagagaTGAACGATATTTCatgaacagggaaagaaaagatttaCCATTGATACATTGGCAGAAACAATATAAGTCGCAAAACATTGCCTTATGTTAGCCCGTAATTATATATCTAGTAACAGTATATTTGGATAATGGATGCTGTACTACCCAATATCGCATTATCTTTTTATAGGAAGTCATTCTTTCATTTACCCTTgcgtagttgtgtgtgtgtgtgtgtgtgtgtgtgtgtgtgtgagagagagaaagagagagagagagagagtatgtgtgtaaTATGACTAATATGTGCATGAACTGAAATGGTGAGCATATTTATGATTCCCAGTGTTTAATGATATTGTATAATTTATTCAGTTAGACGCCCATACAAGACACTTCTGATCTTTCTCAATGGGATACTCCAGGAATAATTTCAGAGACCCATGGTACTCTCACTCAAGtaattacatgcattttttttttttttttaattctggagtCGGATTAAAACTTTAACAGAATGAGTCTCAAGGGGGCAGGGAAATGTTTAAATACATTCTGCAGCAACCAGTGAGGATTAAAACAATAGGAAGTCAAAGTTGATTCTCCAGTAAGGTAAGTAGAAAACACTGGTCTTGGAAAATGTCAGGGCGTACAGCTTAAACTGGGTCATCACCAAAGTCTTGAAGGGCATTATGCTCTGCAAAATTGCTTTTTCCTTTGCAATATACTTTTCTGCCATCAATAGGATTAATGTGTAGGAGAGATCTATTATATACTCTCTGGTACTCTGAGCTGTGCTATTAGATCACCTTTGTTGTCAAATAACTTAACTGCTTTTGTCGTTTGTTTTAACAAGAATCTTCCTGTATCCTTATTTACCTCATGTTCCTCTTGTTCAACTATTCATTTCCTACTGACTCAGGGTGACCTTAATAGAGGGAAAGACTCCTATTGTGTTTATGAGAATATATTCTGAagacaaaataactttttttttaattttgacccCACCACTTATTATCTGAGTGACCTTAGTTAAGTCATTTCCTTGACGTTCACATGGATACGGTCCTACCATCGATTTTCTAGAATTACTGTATGCATCATATGAGTTAATCTATGTAAAGTGCTCAGAAAAGTGTCGGGCATGTAATGAGTTCTCCATCAGTGCTTGATATCCATTTGTATTCTTCTTTCCACTGGGTCTCTTTAGATGTATCTCTATGAAGAATTCATAAATAATTAGATTGGCCAAATACCTTTTAGTGCAAAAGGAGTATATGATTGGAGGATCATTAGTATAAGTGATTCGCCAGGCAGAAATACCAGATGTGGCAAACGTGGACATGATACAAATAACAatattctgaaattaatatagtacAGCATTACATTTTGTAGAGGGTAAATAGACTGAGCAGTAATGTGAGAATATtgagatatatatttaatgtcaAAGGTTTCCTGAACATCACCTTTTGCATCACTCTATCAaccatttgaaaagttttttttaatgtcttgttattttaaatagataTGATCATTGTCAATGAGATAAAGCTTAAGGTTGAGgtgtatatgtttgttttctgggcttcagaattttaaaaagcagacataCAGGGGTGCcaagtggttcagtcagttaagcatctgccttcagctcaggtcatgagctcacctTTCCTGAGTTCGgtccccaagtcaggctctgtgctgacagcctcagagcctgcagcctgtttcagattctgggtctccctctctctctctctctctctctctctccctctctctctgcccctcccccgctcatgctctgtctgcctctctcaaaaataagtaaacattggggtgcctgggtggctcagtcagttgagcatctgacctcggctccggtcatgatctcagggtttgtgagtttgagccccaggtcagactctgtgctgacagctcagagcctggagcctgcttcagattctgtgtctccctctctttctgcccctcccctgctcacgctctgtctgtctctctctcaaaaataaaaacattaaacattacgtttaataaaacattaaaaacattaaaaatatttgtaaaattaaataaataaataaacattaaaaaattaagtttccatCACTATGTGTTGTGTGTGGGTCTCAGTCTATCAAAGTGAAGCTATCAATTAGGAATGCCCGGGGACCCATGCTATTCTTGGTctcagagagatgggggaaaggACTTGGAGTTCTGCCTTGATTGGGTCAAGGATGGATTGTCTGCAGTTTCATGGGTTTGCTCATCATCGGTGAATTTAAAACCTAGGAGGCAGGAATTAAAGCTTGGGAAGGGAAATGCAGGGTACCTCCAGCAGTCGGCCCTCTAGGTCACCCAGGGCCTTCCAAAACAGGGACTTGAGTGAGGTGGTCTGATCTTTCCCTAGTTGTGTACCTGGCAACGTGCTTATCTGAGAGGGATGTTTTTGAAATCGCTGCCTTGGCAATCAAAAGCTTAATCTCAGAGATTTACGTTATAATACACTACAATTAAAAAAGCTGATTGTTAGGCATTAGCACTACAGTGTGAGTGTAGGTGTGTGTAGTTTGGGCCTGAGGGGAAGAGGagttttcatttatgtttcaaGGTAAAGAGAGTATATCTCTATCTCATGcacagtattttaaattcttttaaaggaTAGCCTCTCAAATATAATACATAGTGATTTTGTACCTTACACAGGTTACCAAGATGAATCCTATGGAGAAACAGAATCATTCTGCAGTGATTGAGGTGACTGAATTCATTCTCCTGGGGATCACCAGCAACCCTAGGCTGCAAGCACCTCTCCTTGCAATCTTTCTCATCATATATTTGATCACAGTGACAGGCAATCTGGGCATAGTTATCTTGACCCATTTGGACTCCAAGCTAAATAcccccatgtactttttccttaGACATCTGTCAATTACTGATCTTGGTTACTCCACTGTCATCGGCCCAAAAATGATGGTAAACTTTGTGGTGCACAAAAATACAATTTCCTACCATTGGTGTGCCACCCAGCTGGCAGTCTTTGAGATTTTCATCATCACCGAACTGTTCATTCTTTCAGCAATGGCCTATGATCGCTACGTAGCCATCTGCAAACCTCTCCTCTACGTGGTCATCATGGCAGAGAAGGTGCGTTGGGCGCTGGTCCTTCTTCCTTATTTCTACAGCACCTTTGTGTCACTCTTTCTCAcaatcaaattatttaaattgtccTTCTGTGGCTCTAACATTATCAGTTATTTTTACTGTGACTGCCTTCCTCTCATATCCATGCTCTGTTCAGACACACATGAATTAGAATTGatcattttaagtttttcaggCTGTAATCTGCTCTCTTCCCTCTTGATTGTTCTTCTATCCTACATGTTTATTCTTGTGGCCATCCTCAGAATGAACTCAACCGAGGGGAGATACAAAGCCTTCTCAACCTGTAGTTCCCACTTGACGGTGGTGGTCGTGTTCTATGGGACATTATTGTTTATTTACCTGCAGCCCAAATCCAGCCATACTTTTGATATTGATAAGATGGCCTCTGTGTTTTACACCTTGGTGATCCCTATGCTGAATCCATTGATCTACAGCTTAAggaacaaagaagtaaaagatgcTCTGAAGAGAATTTTAACCAACCGATGCAAAATTCGCACTTAATATCGTACAGTTCAGTTGCAAAGGTGGGTCTAAAAGTCTTTGTTTAATGCTCTGCCAGTTCAATTATAGCATCAAAAAGTAGAAACGTTTTACCTGATTGATTGTGTTCCTCCTTTTTTGGAAAAAACTCCTCCTATATCTCCCTGTATTCTTCTCCATTCCAACTGgataaatgaacgaatgaattaattaatattatagCCAGATTATTTAAGTTCCAAGTTATGTCCAAGGTCATATTGGAGGTTGTAGGCAAATCATATTGAACTTGGGTTtgtagaggttaaaaaaaatcttagtcaaaatggaataaaacttACCAGAAAATTACTAATGTGTTTTTTATAGTAGCGATTTTGTATTGATGATAGGTGAGATTGTGTATGCTAGGCAGGAGGCAAGAAAGTAAGTAAATGTGTGATTATAACACAACATGATCAAATAGTTTCAAGAATCTAGgctaaataagaaataaagcatAACACTTCAGAATGATACTACCAGTTGGATTGAGTTCCCAAATAGGATCCCAAATAGgaaaagcaatcttaaaaaagcaaagcaaccTGGAACATGATAATTCCAGacttccagacttcaagctatattacaagtCTATAgacatcaagacagtatggtactggcacaaaaacagacacatagatcaatggaacagaatagaaagccaagaaatggacccacaactatatggtcaattaatcttcaacaaaagaagaaagaatatccgttggaaaaaatacagtctcttcaacaaatagtgttgagaaaactggacagcaacatgcaaaagaataaagcttttttatagcgcacacacacacacacacacacacacacacaaattcaaaatggatgaaagacctaaatgtgcaagaagaaaccataaaaatcctagagagaaaaacacaggcagcaatctccttgacattggttgtagcaactttttactagacatGTATTCAGAGGTAAGGGAAACCAAGGCAAAAATGAATGATTGAGACTTCGCCAAGATTAAAAGTTTCTgcagaataaaggaaacaatcaacaaaactaaaaggcagcttacagaatgggagaagatatttgcaaatgacgtatgtgataaagggttactatccaaaatctataaagaacttgtcgaactcaacaccccaaaaataaatagtatagtTAAGacatggtcagaagacatgaatagatattttaccaaagaaaacatacagatggttaacagacacatgaaaagatgctcaatatcacttatcatcagggaaatacaaatcaaaaccataatggaATATcacgtcacacctgtcagaatggctaatattaacaacacaagaagcaacagcaCTGACAAggatatgaatggataaagaagcgtttcaatttctatataataaatacaaagttttaaagaatatataaaattatattaattatgtatgtttataatttacttaataaGTTTCCAAACTACTTAGTTTCTACTATTTTGCCATACTAATAATATACTCATGaagatttttatataatttaataacttGTATTATTTTGCAAAGCAGATTTCCAGAAGCAAGTTTTCTACCTACTGAACATATGTACGTTTTCAACTGTTTTTGGACCTAAGGCAAGATgtttagaaaaattatattcctcAGTTCATGACATTGTATCATCATTGGGCCAGACAAAGGCCCTCTCTTTCcttggtttatttttcattccaaTTTGTTATGCGCTGAATTGTGTCGCACCAAAATCATATGTGGAAGCCTTAACCCTCAGTATTtcacaatgtgactgtatttggaggtagaatctttaaagaggtaatttgATTAAAATGGCTTGTTAAAGGCATTTGGATAGGGCCCTacccaatgtgactggtgtccctATAAGAAGAGGAGAGTAGGACACCCAGAGAGAAACCAGACATGTACCTAGAACCAACAatgaccatgtgaagacatagcaagaaggtggccatttGCAAGCTAAGAGActcctcagaagaaaccaaacctgtcaAGCccgtgatcttggacttctagatTCCACAATTGAaaagatacatttctgttgttcaagccacccagtctgtgtttttttgttaTGCAGCCCCAGCAAACGCTACATCtttcaccttatttatttattcagctccCTCTCCCACTACCAGCAGGTAACCTTCCTGATGTATTTAATGTCTAtctggttttttttgtgtgtgctcttATAGGACGGTTTCCTTTCTACATTATCCTATTGTTCATTGCatgcataaatatgtatgtataattattACACCTatgatattatatgtatataagatTTACtggttaaaatatatatgtaggtgACAGGAAATTTATGGATATAACCAAGaggcttccttttttaaaaaaattaatctttggggcgcctgggtggctcagtcggttaagcgtccgacttcagccaggtcacgatctcgcggtccgggagttcgagccccgtgtcaggctctgggctgatggctcagagcctggagcctgcttccgattctgtgcctccctctctctgaccctcccccgttcatgctctgtctctctgtgtctcaaaaataaataaacgttaaaaaaacaaaaaaaaaaaacaaaaaacaaaaaacaaaaaaagcaattgaCCTCCTGGAGCCCCAAAGGGAGTAAGATGTGGCAGGCCCTGCCAGCTGCTGCCTCAAGACCCattctgcccttcttccccaccaaCAGAGCCCCACTTTGTGTGGGTGAgtcacaacagtgtgaatgtgcttAGTGCCACTGAGCTGGGTGCTTGGAGTCGGTGAAGATGGTGctttttatgttgtgtgtattttatcacagtttAGTAAGACAAAGAAAGTGAATGTATCTATAATCCGATTAATTATTAGCACATTCTCCCAGATGGGTCAGGAAACATGGTCTCTGTTTGTTGATCTGGGAAGGGCTGTTAGCAGGTCCTTGAGAATAGCAATGCTATCTCTCCTTGGCAGAATAGGGCCCATAAAATGTTATCAGGTTTTTCACGCACTGACCCTTATCACCTTCAGAGAGCAGGTGTCTGCCAGGTGCCTGCCCCAGACCCGCCCCGCGCCCAcaacccacccacctcccatcagAGCCTGGGCTGGTCAGAACCCGGGCATCCTCCCCAGGCCTAATTAATCATTGCCTTGCTGACAGCTAGTGGGGCACCTTCCACCAGCCTGGGGCTCCCAACCTTTGGCCACAGCACCCCCCTAGGGGAGGGAAAGGCAGCTTTCTACTCTTGCCTGGCTCCCAGTTTCCTGCTGATCTCTGCTGGCTGGCGGAGAGGTCTTGCCCTGGGGCCTtctgtgggcagggtttggtggaGAGTGGAGGGTTATGGATGGGGTACAGCTTTCTTATGAAAGGTGGCCTGGACCCACAGTTCTAGGGGACAGACCCCACTTTGTTGCCTCACCAGAGGGATGAGAGGGGGTGCCCACCTTTGCCAAGAGAACAGGAGGCCTGGCAGAAGCAAAGAGCTGGGTGACCCCTGAAACATAGAGGCAAGAACCCCTTCCTTGAGAGCTTTCACGGCTGCTGAGGCCATGGAGGGGGTAGACACAGGGAAGTTCCTGGGGCTTAGCTGCTGCACGTGGGGAGCCCACCCAAGGCCTAGCTCTTGGCCTCCTCCTATCGCAGACCCGTGaggggcccctgcccccacctaaGGATTACATGCTGCCTGCGGTGAAGGGCGGATGGCTCACCCTCACCTCTCCCACGACAAGACCCACGATGTGACTCGCGCAAGCACACAGAGGACAGAGGTACAGCActccctgcctcctctgctcAAATGACACTCCCCAGAGGCCACAGGCCCCTCCCAGCTACCACCCCCTGCCAGGAGGGTCTGGCTCTCCCAAGTCAGGGTCAGAATCTCAGGGAAAGGGGACATGTGCAGTTTGAAGAAGCTATGTGAACATTTCACCATGCTATTCATAACAGGGGAAAACCACCCATCTAGCAAACCCCAGAAGGTGAAGCTTGACATAACACTTGTGGCTTGTGGGGGCGAATGGCAGGGTCCTAGCTCCCCAGGAGCTGTCACTGCTCCCAGTTGACACctgccataaaaaataaaaaaattaatctttatttttgagagagagagagagacagagtgtgagcaggggaggaacagagagagaaggagatcagaatctgaagcagattccaggctctgagctgtcagcacagagcccgaagtggggctcaaacccacgaactgcgagatcatgacctgagccaaagtcagacgtttaaccgactgagccacccaggtgccccaaggctgacTTTTTAAATACTGTGTTTGATTCTTCCCTAGTAGTTACATTCTACCTTTCCTCACCTGAAATATAATcattaagaaaagataaaatgataatCTTACTACCTGAGGAATGTTTTTAGAGGACACATTCTCCTTTTAATATCTATTTCACCCCATGAAATAATGGTTAATTGTATTATTTGAAGCAAAAgtgaaggaacaaaaagaaaaggtggtataataaaaattttttaaatgtttacttatttttgagagagagacagagacagagcacaagcagggaagaggcagagagagagggagacacagaatccgaagcaggctccaggctctgagctgtcagcacagagcccgacacagggcgcAAACCCATAGACTGggagtgatcatgacctgaaccaaagtcagatgcccaactgaccgagccacccaggtgccccaaaagttggcataataaaatactatttatggATAGAAATTGTTCTAACTTTACTGCTAGGGCATTGGTTTCTACCTCTTTAATATTGCATTTTTGCAATAATGAATCTCTGAAAGCACATGAGTTACTTGGACACATACACTTTAATCACTGTGTCCCTTAGATATCAGGGAACTGAACTCACTTCATTAATGGAGGTTCATGGTGCCACAAACAACACTCAAGGGATGTCTGGTTGAATTCCTGCAGGGAGATCTTGTTAAGGAGCTATTTCCAAGTGGCATCTTCCCCAAGGATATAAAAAGCAATTTGTGGATTCTAGAATCACCCGTGCTTCAGAGTTAGGTATTTTATTGAACCGCATTTAGAGACTGTCACTAAGAGCCTGAAGCAGATTCTCCATTAGAGGTGGGTAGaaaatatttgtcttatttttgtatAATGGCTTTTGAAAGATCCAAAACTCTACCTCAAACTGAGCTCCTTCACTTCCATTTTGGAAGGCACTCGACACTATGAATAATCCAATAAGATAATACGTTAATCTGTTTCCAAGATTTGTAGCCTTTGGGAGAATACATGTTGTTAAATATGATCCGGCTATTATGTTTCCAAATCAGGGCTGGTATTGTTATGTCTTATGTACCCAAATAAATTATATCCCTCCTGAAACCATAACTTTTGCTCACTGAGTTTATGTATatcatagttttatttcttccatattaGCTAAAAGAAAACTGCATATTTCCCCTGACAATCTGtgagaaaaagaattccaaatggCGTTCCTTTTTGAGAATGTAAAATCACAAATTATCTTGAGAAAACTCCCATTGAATATGATAATATACAGATATACTATCTCATAGTAAAACTAATGTGCCAATATTATAGTTGAGAAAATCTCACTCATAAAGAAAAACTTGTTTTGAGGAGAGACGCTGCATAAGTAGAAGTGAGACTTTAACAAACTGCAAACTCCAAGATCCCTGGTTTTATAGGACAGAACCTCTataacaaggaagaaaatgttcaCTTGCTGGGTTGCCCTTACCTCACATGACCCAAAATAAGacgttcaaaaataaatttactttttaaaaaattctgcctCATAATTTTATAGTAAAAGAAGGCTCTAAGTACATGGAAACTATTtccatatatactttttaaggttattattattagccACGAAACATTGATGTTAATGAAAACTCAACTTTTTACCTTCCACGTTACTCATTAGTATTCGTAAGAAGATTGAAAATGCCTAGAGTATGATCAGAGATGACATTATTAAATACTCCAAAATTCACGTTTGTTAGCTTCATTTGACACTACTTTTATATCTATTTTCTGATCACATGGGGCTCCCTGCCACAAAGGATGAGCAAACTTCCTTCAGATAACATGTCACCTCTCACACACAAAGAATGGAGTCATCTTAGGAGAATCAACATGAGGACACAGACAGCCAGAGATGAAAATTATGTTCACTGTGTGTCCGATAGGATAGTATGACCAGAAAATTGGTATAGCCCTGATTGTGGAATGCACTGAAAATGAAGCTGAAGCAtctttcaattattatttttttttaaaaaaggctcaGATTATATACCTTAATTATGCAAAAAGCTTTAACGACTGCCATTTTTCTACCAGCTAACCTGAGAGAATTATGATAGGAAAGCAAGGCAGATGCAATAGTCAAGTCCAGTGATAAAGAAAGCTTGACCTAAGCAAGTAGAAGAGGAAGACGCTTAGGATGGGGAAGTATTTAGAGAAATTGGCCAACAATGCATATGAAGTTTTGAAAGAGCAAATTGGAAGATGAATAGgatgtttgtcttttaaaatggttgctttttaaaatatatttttgctctTTAGTATGAAGGATATAATGAGTAACACATAAGATTCCAGCAGAAATGGAAGAGCTGatataatttagattttttttttttgcttagagtTGATGTGTTTGCCAAGGGAGACAATGCAGAGCCAGAAAGCTgtgaacaaaatattaaaagtcgTAAACAAAGAAGATAAGGTCATAAAGAGGCATGGAGGTGGGGACACAGAAGCAATATTCTGTAGTGTAATGTTTG encodes the following:
- the LOC123601686 gene encoding olfactory receptor 8K1-like; this translates as MNPMEKQNHSAVIEVTEFILLGITSNPRLQAPLLAIFLIIYLITVTGNLGIVILTHLDSKLNTPMYFFLRHLSITDLGYSTVIGPKMMVNFVVHKNTISYHWCATQLAVFEIFIITELFILSAMAYDRYVAICKPLLYVVIMAEKVRWALVLLPYFYSTFVSLFLTIKLFKLSFCGSNIISYFYCDCLPLISMLCSDTHELELIILSFSGCNLLSSLLIVLLSYMFILVAILRMNSTEGRYKAFSTCSSHLTVVVVFYGTLLFIYLQPKSSHTFDIDKMASVFYTLVIPMLNPLIYSLRNKEVKDALKRILTNRCKIRT